One Chryseobacterium indoltheticum DNA segment encodes these proteins:
- a CDS encoding MarR family winged helix-turn-helix transcriptional regulator: MENSESLKLENQICFPLYVIAKEITGLYRPFLDELDITYPQYLVMMVLWENDGLPVNHIGEKLYLDSGTLTPLLKRLEAKGLILRKRKKEDERVVQVFISDLGKELQQKACEIPSKIYHKVGVSKEDWAELSKSVKKILNKLDNK; the protein is encoded by the coding sequence ATGGAAAACTCAGAATCTTTAAAATTAGAAAATCAAATTTGCTTTCCGTTATATGTGATTGCAAAAGAGATTACCGGGCTTTATCGTCCGTTTCTTGATGAGCTGGATATTACCTATCCGCAATATCTTGTGATGATGGTTCTGTGGGAAAATGACGGACTTCCAGTAAATCATATTGGCGAAAAGCTTTATCTGGACAGTGGTACATTAACACCGCTTTTGAAAAGACTGGAAGCTAAGGGATTGATTCTTAGGAAACGAAAGAAAGAAGATGAAAGAGTTGTTCAGGTTTTTATCTCCGATTTGGGAAAAGAACTTCAGCAGAAAGCTTGTGAGATTCCTTCCAAAATTTATCATAAAGTTGGAGTTTCTAAGGAAGACTGGGCCGAGCTTAGCAAAAGCGTAAAAAAAATATTAAACAAATTAGACAACAAATGA
- a CDS encoding NAD(P)H-dependent oxidoreductase, producing the protein MSLIEDLNWRHAVKAYDPAKKVSQEDLNKILEAARLAPTSSGLQPFRIIVVENQELKNKMVKGALNPEVMRDSSHVLVFAAWDSYSNEKIDKVYDYTTDERDLPRGRFGSYTDKIKELYGAQTPEQHFAHTARQTYIALGLAMAQAAELKVDSTPAEGFSNEVVDEILGLKELDLKSVSLLYLGYRDQDNDWMASMKKVRIPMEEFIIKK; encoded by the coding sequence ATGTCATTAATTGAAGATTTAAACTGGAGACATGCGGTAAAAGCTTATGATCCGGCAAAAAAAGTTTCTCAGGAAGATTTAAATAAAATTTTAGAAGCAGCAAGATTAGCACCCACTTCTTCAGGGTTGCAACCTTTCAGAATTATAGTCGTAGAAAATCAGGAATTGAAAAATAAAATGGTGAAGGGCGCACTGAATCCTGAAGTAATGAGAGATTCTTCACATGTATTGGTTTTTGCAGCTTGGGATAGTTATTCGAACGAAAAAATCGATAAAGTGTATGATTATACAACGGATGAACGTGACTTACCGAGAGGTCGTTTTGGCAGCTACACCGATAAAATCAAAGAATTATATGGTGCACAGACTCCGGAACAACATTTTGCACATACCGCACGACAAACTTATATTGCTTTGGGGCTGGCGATGGCTCAGGCTGCTGAATTAAAAGTAGATTCTACACCGGCTGAAGGTTTTAGCAACGAAGTCGTAGATGAAATTTTAGGTCTAAAAGAATTAGACTTGAAAAGTGTAAGTTTGCTGTATCTTGGCTACAGAGATCAGGATAATGACTGGATGGCTTCTATGAAAAAAGTCAGAATTCCTATGGAGGAATTTATTATTAAAAAATAA
- a CDS encoding META domain-containing protein, whose translation MKNLFLSICTFAVLASCGTMKNASSSKVGKAQPSIANTKWTLADNVKGQVPTLNVEGSKINGNAGCNRYFGGVTMETASGKFEASQMGSTKMACANMSVEQNFLDMLHKANKYVVSGTTLELYQDNLLLLKFNKSE comes from the coding sequence ATGAAAAATCTTTTTTTAAGTATATGCACATTTGCCGTTCTGGCATCTTGCGGAACAATGAAAAACGCATCTTCATCGAAAGTTGGTAAAGCACAACCTTCAATTGCGAATACAAAATGGACTTTAGCGGACAACGTAAAAGGGCAGGTTCCTACTTTGAATGTAGAAGGTTCGAAGATCAACGGAAATGCAGGGTGCAACCGATATTTTGGCGGTGTAACAATGGAAACGGCTTCAGGAAAATTTGAAGCTTCACAAATGGGTTCTACAAAAATGGCCTGTGCAAATATGAGCGTTGAGCAAAACTTCCTCGATATGCTTCACAAAGCCAATAAATATGTAGTTTCAGGAACTACTTTAGAATTGTATCAGGATAATTTGTTGCTTTTAAAATTCAACAAATCTGAATAA
- the pheT gene encoding phenylalanine--tRNA ligase subunit beta, with product MKISSNWLKDYIKTELKTERIGEFLTDIGLEVEGIDKFESVKGSLEGIVVGKVLTCEKHPNADKLNKTTVDVGNGKVLNIVCGAPNVAEGQTVPVAVVGTKIYAKDGSSFEIKEAKIRGEVSQGMICAEDELGLSDDHGGIMVLDETKYEVGKNFADYFELTNDEVLEIGLTPNRTDAMSHYGVARDLHAFLSTNQQKSEFEKVSSVALNNEGSHSFTLEVEDTELTPRYIGAVIENVKIADSPAWLKDRLKAIGLSPINNIVDITNYILHGFGQPLHAFDADKIADKKVKVGTVAEGTKFTTLDGVERTLNGSEIIIKDGQDNPMCIAGVFGGANSGVSSETKTIFLESAYFNPVAVRKGAKFHGLNTDASFRFERGVDPNITRTAITHAIKLIEELAEGKLVGELLEEYPKKIEDNYIIIRFSKIEQILGTKIHREKVKEILKALEIQVLNDIQNGFEISVPAYRADVTREIDVIEEILRIYGYNKIDAPQKISFTPVKLSANDQDELENSWARTLQSLGFNEVMNNSLTSVKDETDAVKLLNPLSGDLAFMRKSLLEGLLQNAVYNINRKNQDIKFFEFGKIYHKREKYEERKQLAILVSGRNVAENWLQPKSATDFYNLKAYVKVLLERLSIDYKEVALDDERFSDAIEYKSEDKTLVRIGKVAPQMLKDFDVDQECFYAEIELEFAQELRSKNELKFKDIPKFNKIRRDLALLIDKNISYQELYQTAKKNKSPFIKNINLFDVYEGKNLPEGKKSYAMSFELLNEEKTLEEKEISHVMDSLIKSFQKEFNAELRS from the coding sequence ATGAAGATATCAAGCAACTGGCTGAAAGACTATATTAAAACAGAACTGAAAACCGAGAGAATTGGTGAATTTCTTACCGATATAGGTCTTGAAGTAGAAGGAATCGATAAGTTTGAAAGTGTAAAGGGAAGTCTTGAAGGCATCGTTGTAGGAAAAGTTTTGACTTGTGAGAAACATCCGAATGCTGATAAATTAAACAAAACAACGGTAGATGTAGGAAACGGAAAAGTTTTAAATATCGTTTGTGGAGCTCCGAATGTTGCAGAAGGACAAACTGTGCCTGTTGCAGTGGTCGGGACCAAAATTTATGCTAAAGACGGAAGCTCTTTTGAAATTAAAGAAGCAAAAATCCGAGGTGAGGTTTCTCAGGGAATGATTTGCGCAGAAGACGAATTAGGCTTAAGCGACGATCATGGCGGAATTATGGTTTTAGACGAAACCAAATATGAAGTAGGAAAAAACTTTGCTGATTATTTCGAATTAACGAATGACGAAGTTCTTGAAATTGGTTTAACACCAAACAGAACCGATGCAATGTCGCATTACGGGGTAGCAAGAGATTTGCACGCATTTCTTTCAACAAACCAGCAAAAATCTGAGTTTGAAAAAGTATCTTCTGTTGCCTTAAATAATGAAGGTTCGCACAGCTTTACGCTTGAAGTTGAAGATACTGAACTCACGCCAAGATATATCGGTGCAGTAATCGAAAACGTAAAAATTGCAGATTCTCCGGCTTGGCTGAAAGACAGATTAAAAGCAATCGGATTGAGCCCGATCAACAATATTGTAGATATTACCAATTATATTCTTCACGGTTTTGGTCAGCCGCTTCACGCTTTTGATGCAGATAAAATTGCAGACAAAAAAGTAAAAGTAGGAACGGTTGCAGAAGGAACAAAATTCACGACTTTAGACGGTGTTGAAAGAACATTAAACGGTTCTGAAATCATTATTAAAGACGGACAGGATAACCCGATGTGTATTGCCGGAGTTTTCGGTGGTGCCAATTCCGGAGTTTCTAGTGAGACAAAAACTATTTTCCTGGAAAGTGCTTATTTCAATCCGGTTGCGGTGAGAAAAGGCGCAAAATTCCATGGTTTGAATACGGACGCTTCTTTCAGATTTGAAAGAGGGGTTGATCCTAATATTACAAGAACAGCAATTACTCATGCCATCAAATTGATTGAAGAATTGGCTGAAGGAAAATTAGTAGGAGAGTTGTTGGAAGAATATCCTAAGAAAATTGAAGATAATTACATCATCATCAGATTTTCAAAAATCGAGCAGATTTTAGGAACAAAAATTCACAGAGAAAAGGTAAAAGAAATTTTAAAAGCACTTGAAATTCAGGTTTTAAATGATATTCAGAATGGTTTTGAAATATCTGTTCCTGCTTACAGAGCCGATGTTACAAGAGAAATCGACGTTATCGAAGAGATTTTAAGAATCTACGGTTACAACAAAATCGATGCTCCGCAGAAAATTTCATTTACGCCTGTAAAATTAAGTGCAAACGATCAGGATGAGTTGGAAAACTCTTGGGCTAGAACTTTACAGAGTTTAGGTTTCAACGAAGTGATGAACAATTCATTAACTTCTGTAAAAGACGAAACGGATGCTGTAAAATTACTGAATCCTTTAAGCGGAGACTTAGCATTTATGAGAAAGTCTTTATTGGAAGGGCTTTTGCAGAATGCAGTTTATAATATCAACAGAAAAAATCAGGATATTAAGTTTTTCGAGTTCGGAAAAATTTATCATAAAAGAGAAAAGTACGAAGAAAGAAAACAGCTTGCTATTTTGGTTTCAGGAAGAAATGTTGCTGAAAACTGGTTGCAGCCAAAATCTGCAACAGATTTCTACAACCTGAAAGCGTATGTGAAAGTTTTGTTGGAAAGATTATCGATCGATTATAAAGAAGTTGCTTTAGATGATGAAAGGTTCTCTGATGCAATTGAATACAAATCTGAAGATAAAACTTTAGTAAGAATCGGAAAAGTAGCGCCTCAAATGCTGAAAGATTTTGATGTAGACCAAGAATGTTTCTACGCAGAAATCGAGCTTGAATTTGCTCAGGAACTACGTTCTAAGAACGAATTGAAATTTAAAGATATTCCTAAATTCAACAAGATCAGAAGAGATTTAGCTTTACTGATTGACAAGAATATTTCTTATCAGGAATTGTATCAGACGGCTAAAAAGAATAAATCTCCATTCATTAAAAACATTAATCTTTTTGATGTTTATGAAGGGAAAAATCTTCCGGAAGGTAAGAAATCTTACGCAATGAGTTTTGAATTATTAAACGAAGAAAAAACTCTTGAAGAAAAAGAAATTTCTCACGTAATGGATTCTTTAATTAAATCTTTCCAAAAAGAGTTTAATGCTGAGTTGAGATCATAA
- a CDS encoding lactonase family protein: MKKFFVLTFTFCTWIYFFSQNTYAFFGSFNWDKNTEGIYVYKLDTINGNLSKITTVSGILNPSFLTVSPNGKYIFACTESKTENGGSVSSFEFKPKDESLTFINSEKSGGENPVYLTVHKNGKWLINGNYTEGSVSVYPISEGGKIEPHVQNFQFSEGSVDVKRQNRAHIHSTVFSPNYDYLFLLDLGADKIRTYQFKNENAQPLQEAKTAFTKTTLGSGPRHFTFHPNGKYAYCIEEMGGAVSVYSYENGKLSNLQRIHTHSEKYNDSFESSDVHISPDGKFLYASNRGKENNIAIFSIQNNGTLKTVGYQSTKGKHPRVFGLDPSGKFLIATNTGSGNVVVFKRNFETGTLKKVGKKIKIKNVSCVQIKKY; encoded by the coding sequence TTGAAAAAATTTTTCGTCTTAACTTTTACTTTTTGTACTTGGATCTATTTTTTTTCTCAAAACACGTATGCTTTTTTTGGCTCTTTCAATTGGGATAAAAATACAGAAGGAATTTATGTTTATAAATTAGATACCATTAACGGAAATTTATCAAAAATAACCACAGTTAGCGGTATTCTCAACCCTTCTTTTCTGACTGTTTCACCCAATGGAAAATATATTTTTGCATGCACAGAAAGCAAAACAGAAAACGGAGGAAGCGTAAGCAGTTTTGAGTTTAAACCTAAAGATGAATCGCTTACCTTTATCAACAGTGAAAAAAGCGGTGGTGAAAACCCTGTCTATCTTACTGTTCACAAGAATGGCAAATGGCTTATCAATGGAAATTATACGGAAGGAAGTGTTTCCGTTTATCCTATTTCAGAAGGTGGAAAAATCGAACCTCATGTTCAGAATTTTCAGTTTTCAGAAGGAAGTGTAGACGTTAAGAGACAGAATCGTGCTCATATTCATTCAACAGTTTTTTCTCCTAACTATGATTATCTCTTTCTTCTAGATCTCGGAGCAGATAAAATAAGAACTTATCAATTTAAAAATGAAAACGCTCAACCTTTACAAGAAGCTAAAACTGCTTTTACAAAAACAACCTTAGGAAGCGGACCGAGACATTTTACGTTTCATCCAAATGGAAAATATGCTTATTGTATTGAAGAAATGGGAGGAGCCGTCAGTGTATATTCTTACGAAAATGGGAAGCTGAGCAATCTTCAACGAATTCATACTCATTCGGAAAAATATAATGATAGCTTTGAAAGTTCCGATGTTCACATTTCGCCCGATGGAAAATTTTTATATGCCTCAAACCGCGGAAAGGAAAATAATATTGCTATATTTTCAATTCAAAATAACGGAACATTAAAAACTGTCGGTTATCAATCTACAAAAGGAAAACATCCAAGAGTCTTTGGTCTCGATCCGAGTGGAAAGTTCTTAATTGCAACCAATACAGGAAGTGGTAATGTTGTTGTATTTAAAAGAAATTTTGAAACAGGAACATTAAAAAAAGTTGGTAAAAAGATCAAAATAAAAAATGTCTCTTGTGTACAGATAAAGAAATACTAA
- a CDS encoding organic hydroperoxide resistance protein: MKTLYTTKVTAKGGRNGQVKSENGIIDLEVRMPKALGGANDDFTNPEMLFAAGYAACFDSALNLVINKSKVKTGETTVTADVSIGQIENGGFGLAVELEVNIPEVSLEEAHELTEKAHQICPYSNATRNNIEVKLTVTNN, from the coding sequence ATGAAAACATTATATACAACAAAAGTTACCGCAAAAGGCGGAAGAAACGGGCAAGTAAAAAGTGAAAACGGAATTATTGACCTTGAAGTAAGAATGCCAAAAGCTTTAGGCGGAGCCAATGACGACTTCACAAATCCTGAAATGCTTTTTGCAGCCGGATATGCTGCTTGTTTCGACAGCGCTTTAAATTTAGTTATCAATAAATCTAAAGTAAAAACCGGTGAAACAACCGTGACAGCTGATGTAAGCATTGGTCAGATAGAAAACGGTGGATTTGGTTTGGCGGTTGAATTAGAAGTTAATATTCCTGAAGTTTCTCTTGAAGAAGCTCATGAATTGACTGAAAAAGCTCATCAGATTTGTCCTTATTCTAATGCTACAAGAAATAACATTGAGGTAAAACTTACGGTGACGAATAACTAA